From one Lycium ferocissimum isolate CSIRO_LF1 chromosome 7, AGI_CSIRO_Lferr_CH_V1, whole genome shotgun sequence genomic stretch:
- the LOC132062506 gene encoding uncharacterized protein LOC132062506, whose amino-acid sequence MGSRKKLVSLLDSFANFLREPFQFFTTILLSLLFPLSFLILSRLSIAHYLIDLLGYSTEADNSDLLIKFFLQVNPIFLHVLVSLISVASLSHGLTGGTSCFIKRTPEPVSRPRLYTAWIFLCILQICVGLGIEGSIAAGIDAHDLGHARGFLTRAIFFLGLHETMFFWSKTIVKPVVDDTVFGIVRENRWAEKAALAMSFGGLWWWRLRDEVESLVVVVEKKRDLLISIGLADFVGWWLYYLTVTIGMIKIVKGLIWIVYVMFGRRVVVDTDNNAGDSGRNDEKV is encoded by the exons atGGGTTCAAGGAAGAAATTGGTTTCCCTCTTGGATTCATTTGCAAATTTTTTGAGAGAACCATTTCAATTTTTTACAACTATTCTCCTTAgccttctttttcctctttcattTCTCATACTTTCTAGGCTCTCAATTGCTCATTATCTCATTGATCTTTTAGGCTATTCAACAGAAGCAGATAATTCTGATCTTCTAATCAAATTCTTCCTTCAAGTCAACCCCATTTTTCTCCATGTACTTGTTTCTCTTATCAGCGTTGCTTCACTGTCCCATGGCTTAACGGGTGGTACTTCGTGCTTTATAAAACGTACCCCAGAGCCAGTTTCAAGACCACGACTTTACACGGCGTGGATTTTCCTTTGCATATTGCAAATTTGCGTTGGCCTAGGAATTGAAG GTAGCATAGCTGCTGGAATAGATGCCCATGATTTGGGCCATGCAAGGGGATTCTTGACAAGAGCTATATTCTTCTTGGGCCTACATGAAACAATGTTCTTTTGGTCCAAAACAATTGTGAAGCCAGTGGTGGATGACACAGTTTTTGGCATTGTTAGGGAAAATAGGTGGGCTGAAAAGGCAGCATTGGCAATGAGTTTTGGGGGGCTTTGGTGGTGGAGATTGAGAGATGAAGTTGAGTCCTTAGTGGTTGTggtggagaaaaaaagagactTATTAATTAGTATTGGATTAGCTGATTTTGTTGGTTGGTGGTTGTATTATTTAACTGTTACAATTGGTATGATCAAAATTGTGAAAGGTCTCATTTGGATAGTTTACGTAATGTTTGGTAGAAGAGTTGTTGTTGATACTGACAATAATGCCGGCGATTCTGGGAGAAATGATGAGAAGGTCTGA
- the LOC132063326 gene encoding scarecrow-like protein 18 — MANVSISNDNFSDFQGDHFHLEGYERSELVINGVEGPWFEHEDCADIDSLYSICGLNNEENTSNEQVRTNLLEDQQQRISDWTQNHFPTNMVIPVQIQSSIKAPKNDDFQPQLPEPGNSSNEKPKPFSLASLDILNNYGRLSKKSSEENLSTNALSCEACIGNSHKLSMEELLRAAGERYVQYSTQRVDGLSMFIHAYGSALSGLCMEETRDMELVHLLLTAAEQVSNQQFHLASKLISRCMWVASDIGNPVQRLCFYFAKALEERIDRSTGRYTCTDEDRHLKYIKTMSLGTNSAFLTCHQVIPFNQVMQFAGIQTIVENVRSAKKIHLIDFNIRSGIQWTVLIQALAEKGDSQIELLKITAVGSTEKENFEVTSNTLHSFAKSLGLPFSFDLVFVSDMKDFKKESVNIKSDETVAVYCNSMLRTMLPRPDCLDNLMKAVRSIGPTIIVVGEVEANHNSPSFLNRFIETLFFYGAFFDCFEDCMDRGSPCRTTIEGVYFGEGIRNIVAAEGEERFTRNVKLEVWRAFFARFGMVEEELSESAWYQANLILKQFAQGSSCDIQKDGKGLIIGWKGTPIHSLSIWKFL; from the exons ATGGCCAATGTCTCGATCTCCAATGATAATTTTAGTGATTTCCAGGGTGATCACTTTCATCTTGAAGGATATGAGAGAAGTGAATTAGTCATCAATGGCGTTGAAGGTCCTTGGTTTGAACATGAAGATTGTGCAGATATTGATTCTCTTTACTCCATTTGTGGCCTTAACAATGAAGAGAATACATCTAATGAACAAGTTAGAACCAACTTATTGGAAGATCAGCAACAAAGGATATCAGATTGGACGCAAAATCATTTCCCCACCAACATGGTCATACCGGTCCAAATCCAATCCTCTATCAAAGCACCAAAGAATGATGATTTCCAACCTCAACTACCAGAACCTGGCAACTCTAGCAATGAAAAACCAAAGCCGTTTTCTTTAGCATCTTTGGACATACTGAACAATTATGGCAGACTGAGCAAGAAATCGAGTGAGGAAAACTTGAGCACTAATGCACTAAGCTGTGAGGCCTGCATAGGTAACAGCCACAAGTTGTCAATGGAAGAACTCTTGAGGGCTGCTGGAGAAAG GTACGTACAATACTCCACCCAAAGGGTAGATGGTCTTTCTATGTTTATCCACGCTTATGGTTCGGCACTCTCAGGCCTTTGTATGGAGGAAACAAGGGATATGGAACTCGTCCACCTCCTCCTAACTGCAGCAGAACAAGTGAGTAATCAGCAATTCCATCTAGCTAGCAAATTGATTTCTCGTTGTATGTGGGTGGCATCTGATATAGGTAATCCAGTCCAGAGACTTTGTTTCTATTTTGCTAAAGCCTTAGAAGAAAGGATTGATCGATCAACTGGAAGATACACATGTACGGATGAAGATCGCCACCTCAAGTATATAAAAACTATGTCATTAGGAACCAACTCTGCATTCTTGACCTGCCACCAAGTAATTCCCTTCAATCAAGTTATGCAATTTGCAGGAATTCAAACAATTGTTGAAAATGTCCGAAGCGCAAAAAAGATCCATTTGATTGATTTTAATATCAGAAGTGGAATTCAGTGGACAGTCTTGATACAAGCTCTTGCAGAAAAAGGTGATAGTCAAATTGAGCTTCTCAAGATAACTGCAGTTGGAAGCACAGAAAAAGAGAACTTTGAAGTAACAAGCAACACATTACACAGTTTTGCCAAGTCCTTAGGTCTGCCATTTTCATTTGATCTAGTTTTTGTCTCAGACATGAAAGATTTCAAGAAAGAATCAGTCAATATTAAATCAGATGAGACTGTGGCTGTTTATTGTAACTCTATGCTAAGGACAATGTTACCAAGACCAGATTGTTTGGATAATTTGATGAAAGCAGTCAGAAGTATTGGACCaaccattattgttgttggtgaagtCGAAGCAAACCATAATTCACCATCATTCTTGAACCGCTTTATTGAgacacttttcttttatggTGCATTTTTTGATTGCTTTGAGGACTGCATGGATCGAGGCAGTCCATGTCGAACAACAATTGAAGGGGTGTATTTTGGTGAAGGTATTCGGAACATTGTGGCGGCTGAAGGTGAGGAAAGGTTCACCAGGAATGTGAAGCTTGAAGTATGGAGAGCATTCTTTGCAAGGTTTGGTATGGTGGAAGAAGAGCTTAGTGAGTCAGCTTGGTACCAAGCTAATCTGATTCTCAAGCAATTCGCCCAAGGCAGTTCTTGTGATATTCAAAAGGATGGGAAAGGCCTCATTATTGGGTGGAAGGGAACACCAATTCATTCTCTATCCATTTGGAAGTTCTTGTAA
- the LOC132061915 gene encoding DELLA protein RGL1-like — MDNPLFHRGSFTSNLIPGNNGSVRGCRGVVGKSYNYLSVMEDSIDIQNFCTNYGFYQEYAANPQVQEMNKQQEEMNVYAAHSAGQLSRGKMKLNGLETGSDVDKVPFSSLAPFELLRNNPSKNTEGHKVRDMNDEANVHQKLSTMQIMRLAGERFIQFSSNKFSNINNLLHPHGSALSDLSPEDNQDVELAQILLAAAEKVSDQQYDRARKFLGQCQPLASSTGNPVQRAVFYFAQALGEKIDRETGRLMPKNSTKADELNSICVASRFDASYLALHQEVPFTQVVHFTGIQAILESVATKPKVHLIDFLIRTGVQWASLIQAAAERKDKPIEHMKITVIESGDKERVFETGKSLESFAKSLNFPFSFKIIFLPDRNQLTEDHFDIEPDEGVVIHAAFFLRTMICEPNCLETAMRVVKKLQPSLMVVSEVEANLNSPLFVNRFIDSLFYYSALFDCLEDVMKRDDQHRTTIESVSYGDGIRNIVGSEGKERATRSVNLDVWRSFLGRFGMEEVKLSDTCLYQANLIIQQFACRNSCSADVNGGSLTVSWKGTPIYSTSAWRFH, encoded by the coding sequence ATGGACAATCCCTTGTTTCATCGTGGATCATTCACTTCCAACCTAATCCCAGGGAATAATGGTTCTGTTAGAGGTTGTAGAGGAGTTGTTGGCAAGAGTTACAACTATTTATCAGTTATGGAGGACTCCATAGATATCCAGAACTTCTGTACCAATTATGGGTTCTATCAAGAATATGCAGCCAATCCACAAgttcaagaaatgaataaacaacaagaagaaaTGAATGTGTATGCTGCTCATTCTGCAGGTCAATTAAGTCGAGGAAAAATGAAGCTCAATGGTCTAGAAACAGGAAGCGATGTGGACAAGGTACCTTTTTCATCTCTAGCTCCTTTTGAATTGCTGAGGAACAATCCGAGCAAGAATACTGAAGGACATAAAGTTAGAGATATGAACGATGAAGCCAACGTGCACCAGAAGCTCTCAACTATGCAAATCATGAGGCTAGCTGGAGAAAGATTTATCCAATTCTCTTCTAACAAGTTCAGTAACATAAACAATCTTTTGCACCCGCATGGTTCTGCTCTCTCAGACCTTTCTCCTGAAGATAATCAAGACGTAGAACTTGCTCAAATCCTCCTAGCTGCAGCTGAGAAAGTTTCTGACCAGCAATACGACCGTGCAAGGAAATTTCTGGGTCAATGCCAACCACTTGCATCAAGCACAGGTAATCCTGTGCAAAGAGCAGTCTTTTATTTTGCACAAGCACTTGGAGAGAAGATCGATAGAGAAACAGGAAGGTTAATGCCAAAAAACTCTACAAAAGCAGATGAACTTAACAGTATCTGTGTGGCATCAAGATTCGACGCCTCATACTTAGCGTTACATCAAGAAGTTCCATTCACCCAAGTGGTGCATTTCACGGGAATTCAAGCCATACTAGAAAGTGTAGCAACAAAACCCAAAGTTCACCTAATTGATTTCCTTATCAGAACAGGGGTACAATGGGCATCCTTGATCCAAGCAGCGGCAGAGAGAAAGGATAAGCCAATCGAACACATGAAAATCACAGTAATCGAATCAGGAGATAAAGAAAGAGTATTCGAAACAGGCAAGTCTTTAGAGAGTTTTGCTAAGTCCTTGAACTTCCCTTTCTCTTTCAAGATCATCTTTTTACCAGATAGGAACCAACTAACCGAAGACCACTTCGACATAGAACCTGACGAAGGGGTAGTCATTCATGCAGCATTCTTTCTAAGGACAATGATTTGCGAACCAAACTGTCTAGAAACCGCGATGAGAGTTGTAAAAAAACTGCAACCATCATTAATGGTAGTATCAGAAGTAGAGGCAAATTTGAATTCACCTCTATTCGTGAACCGCTTCATAGACTCGTTATTCTATTACAGTGCATTATTTGATTGCCTGGAAGATGTAATGAAACGGGATGATCAACACAGGACGACAATCGAATCAGTGTCATATGGAGACGGGATTCGGAACATAGTAGGGAGTGAAGGGAAGGAAAGGGCAACAAGAAGTGTGAATCTTGATGTGTGGAGATCATTCTTAGGGAGGTTTGGAATGGAGGAAGTAAAGCTGAGTGACACATGTTTGTATCAGGCTAACTTGATTATTCAGCAGTTTGCTTGTAGGAATTCTTGCAGTGCAGATGTAAATGGAGGGTCTCTCACGGTTAGCTGGAAAGGGACCCCAATCTATTCCACTTCTGCTTGGAGATTCCATTGA
- the LOC132062507 gene encoding uncharacterized protein LOC132062507, with the protein MTCSGCKSSTHNIRSYPSRPPTASATTSAPSRRKYSMPPTASATSKSKYSRPPTADGTSKRKYSRPPEAAGSTRAPNARATAPPTTPATSKRKYTKPPVPPRPKATTKVNASQQSSTGSTRKSSVHDTQDASTSMGGGRTKYKRPRVVGQGVFVSESGYKCVNQGMPSSRLVSTPKAMNLALVTGDIGYKPSKGLKWKGTKAVTQRQIQVQSVNHRIQTRSKALGVQTRSRKGKSPMK; encoded by the exons ATGACATGCTCTGGTTGCAAGTCTAGTACACATAACATAAGAAGTTACCCTTCAAGGCCTCCAACTGCATCAGCAACAACTTCTGCCCCTTCTAGGAGGAAATACTCAATGCCACCAACTGCATCAGCAACTTCCAAGAGCAAATACTCAAGGCCACCAACTGCTGATGGAACTTCCAAGAGGAAATACTCAAGGCCACCAGAAGCAGCAGGATCAACAAGAGCACCAAATGCACGAGCAACTGCTCCTCCAACTACACCAGCAACTTCCAAGAGGAAATACACAAAGCCACCAGTCCCTCCAAGGCCTAAAGCAACTACAAAG GTTAATGCTTCCCAGCAGTCATCAACTGGAAGTACAAGAAAAAGTAGTGTTCATGACACTCAAGATGCATCTACAAGCATGGGAGGGGGCAGGACTAAGTACAAGAGGCCAAGGGTTGTTGGACAGGGTGTATTTGTGTCTGAGTCTGGATACAAATGTGTTAAT CAAGGAATGCCTAGCAGCAGGTTGGTGTCCACACCTAAGGCAATGAATTTAGCCTTGGTCACAGGTGATATTGGATACAAACCCAGCAAAGGATTGAAGTGGAAAGGAACAAAAGCAGTTACACAAAGACAAATCCAAGTGCAAAGTGTTAATCATAGAATCCAAACAAGATCAAAGGCTCTTGGAGTTCAAACAagatcaagaaaaggaaaatctcCAATGAAGTAG